The segment CATTGCCAAAGGAATCGCTATAACGTTATATCCAAAAGCCCAGGCCAAATTTTGTCTAATTACACTAAAGGTTTCTTTCGAAATCTCGATGAGATCCACAACCTTTGAGGCTCCACCATTTAATATTACGACGTCTGCACTGTCTATGGCCAGATCTGTGCCGCTCCCCATGGCCACACCTACATCGGCAGCTTTCAAAGCAGCAGCGTCATTCATGCCGTCTCCTGTCATCATAACCTTTTTGCCCGCTCCTTGATAGTGTCTTACTATATTGACCTTATCATCCGGACGAACGCCCCAATAAAAGTCCTTTATACCCAATTCACTTGCGACCACTTTAGCTGTTCCCTCGCCATCGCCTGTGGCTAACACGACATCTACACCCATGCTCTTAAGGCGACGCACAACCTCAAAGGAATCCTCCCTTATTGGGTCAAATACCCCAATGTAGCCCAATATAGAACCATCCCTCATTACTTCGACAACTGTGTAGCCCTTCTCAAGTAATTGACGATATCTTTGAGGATTTTCCGGTCTTCCGACCAAGTATGATTGACCCCTTGCCGTACCTCTGATGCCTTCGCCAACTATCTCTTCGAAATCATTTATCTCGACATCGCCTTTCTTTAATTCAGCTATAGCTTTCCCTAAAGGGTGATTGGACAGGGACTCCAGGTTTCCAACGATATTTGCCACTTCTTCTGTAAGGTTGTGCTCTACAACCTTGGGTGATCCCAAAGTAAGGGTACCAGTCTTATCGAAGATAACGACGCCTACATCTTTTGTAGTTTGTATGGCCTCTGCATTTCTTATTATGAGCCCCTGACGCATAGCCTTGTTCGTTCCCGTTATTAAAGCCATTGGTATCGCTAAACCAAGCGCACAGGGGCAGGCGATCACTATGGTTGTAACAAAGGCAAAAACTCCTACCGACAGAGGATCTCTGGACTCGATAACCCAGGGCAAAATCTGTTTAGCATGGTTTAAAAAGCTTCCCCACTCTTCAACGTTAAAAGCCCATAGCACACCCGATAGCAGAGCAAGAAAAGTCACTATTGGAACAAAAACATTTGTAATCCTATCCGCAAGAGCCTGAATGGGAATCTTTGAACCCTGAGCTTCCTGAATTAATGATATCATCTGCGAAAGAAAGGTATCTTCACCGACTTGAGTAACGCGAACCTTGAGGAAACTCGATAGGTTAAGAGAGCCAGAAGTAACTTTATCGCCCGATTTTTTAAGAACGGGCATCGGTTCGCCCGTGATCATCGCTTCATCCACGGAAGAGACTCCTTCTGCAACTTCACCATCTGCGGGAATGCGCTCCCCCGGTTTAACTGCTATCAAAAATCCCTGCTTTACGGCTTCTATGGGCATTAAGATTTCCTTGCCATCTTCGGTGATAACTCTTGCTTCCTGGGCTTTCAGCTTCAGTAACGCCTTTACTTCTTTGGAGGCTTTGTCCCTCAGGCGTGATTCTATAAAACGTCCAGTCAGATGAATTGACATAATCATTGCCCCTATGCTTCCAAAAGACGTCTCAAATAAACCGACCGAGGCTAATAGGGCAGTTATCAATGAAGTGAGGGATCCTAAAAAAACGAGAACATCCATATTAGCATGAAAATGAGATAAAGCGATCCATGCCCCCTTTATCGTCTGTTTTCCTGCTATAAATATGACCAATGCCGAGGCTATTGTTTCAGCGTAATAAAACCACGAAATATGATATCCCGCCATATGCAAAAACATCAATAACATTAGAGGAACCGTTATAGACCATGCGAATATAACGTTTCGTTTAGATGCCCTGTAACGTCGGGCTTCAAAGTTTTCTTGAGATTCATAGGTTACACCGTAACCTACCCTTTCGACTGCCTCTTCCAAAACCCTCTGGGGAACATCTTTCTCTAAAAGAACAAACGCCGTTTCAGTCGCCAAATTTACAGCGGCAAACTTAACCCCCTCTACTTTTTTCAATGCCTTTTCGACAGTCATTGCGCATGTCGCACAAGTCATTCCCGTTATTCGAAAATTCCTTTTCTCCTCAGTAGTCATATTCATTCAGTCATCTCCACCGGCGATTTCTATTTAGGTATATATTAACATTATTAGTAATACCTAAATTCTATTAACCATTTTAGGGCAAGCTCTTTTATAATTCAAGCTTGCCCTTTTAAGGCACCGTTCAAGAAAGAGGCGTCACGCTTTTTATCAATATATACATCTTTCCGCTGCCGAGAGAGGAGCGGGCCTCTCCCTCGATGTAAATGGGAGCGCCATCTTCGAGAGAGCATAAAGTTTCTTCGATTTGAGGATCATAAGTTCTCATAAGCAAATAGTCATGCCTGGGTTCCCCGTTTATATCGATGAAATCCCTTCGCAGAGAACACTGAAAGTACCTTCCACATCTGTTTTCCTTTATCGATTCGCCGCTAAGAAAATGCAAATAGCCAGACACCCTAACCTCGTTTACCCCCAATTTTTCCTTGAGCGTCAAATCCTCCACTTCAGTCGCCTCCTTTAAGATAAAAAAATTGGAGAGGGCAGGACACCCCAACCCTCTCCGGACACAAACATATCGTTTTATTTTTCTCTGAGGCATTACCGACGCCCTTGAACGCCACCTCTTCGGGCGTGTTGGAAATTACCCTGAACGTCAGTAACCCCTCCCTCATCTAAACGCCTCCTAAAATTGTCTTGTAACAATATAGTAACCTAGTTTTAGAAATTATCCAAGTACCCTTTGTGTAATTTTCATTTAATTTTATTGGTTATTCGATGGTGCACCGCTTTGTCGCTGCTCTATACCCTTAAGCCACTGCTCAAATTGCCATCGGGAGACATCCGTTCTCAGAGATAAAATCCTTTCATGTAGCTCCGTTGCCTTTTTTTGATCTAATTTATCCTCCAAAAACAACATTCTTAATTCTAATTGAGTGCGCTCGAGATCGCGCATCTTCTGGGCTATCTCTGCCGGGACTTCATATCTATAGGGGTATCCCCCTAATCCTTTTCGCCCCCCAAAGTCATCGTCACCGTCGTAACCGCCCCACATGTAGGCAGGACCGGGGCACCATCCTCCCCACATTCCCGGTCCTCCCCGACCGGCACCCCACATACTCCTAGGGCCGGAACCATAAAAGGCAAAGGCAGAACCACCGATTAACAATACGAGCAAAGCACCTAAAACAGGAACCCAAGGTCTCTTCATGACCTAACACCTCCGTTATTTCATTAATTTTCATTCTACGTTCATATGATAACAGGGATGTCATGCGAGTCCTCGGTATTCCAAAGTATACCCCTATGAGTAAAAATACTTAAACAGTGTCCAAATAAATTCAATGCACCGAGCAAAGGCATGTTCTGTGTATGGCTAAAATATCGGACAACAATGCCTGA is part of the Acetomicrobium thermoterrenum DSM 13490 genome and harbors:
- a CDS encoding heavy metal translocating P-type ATPase → MNMTTEEKRNFRITGMTCATCAMTVEKALKKVEGVKFAAVNLATETAFVLLEKDVPQRVLEEAVERVGYGVTYESQENFEARRYRASKRNVIFAWSITVPLMLLMFLHMAGYHISWFYYAETIASALVIFIAGKQTIKGAWIALSHFHANMDVLVFLGSLTSLITALLASVGLFETSFGSIGAMIMSIHLTGRFIESRLRDKASKEVKALLKLKAQEARVITEDGKEILMPIEAVKQGFLIAVKPGERIPADGEVAEGVSSVDEAMITGEPMPVLKKSGDKVTSGSLNLSSFLKVRVTQVGEDTFLSQMISLIQEAQGSKIPIQALADRITNVFVPIVTFLALLSGVLWAFNVEEWGSFLNHAKQILPWVIESRDPLSVGVFAFVTTIVIACPCALGLAIPMALITGTNKAMRQGLIIRNAEAIQTTKDVGVVIFDKTGTLTLGSPKVVEHNLTEEVANIVGNLESLSNHPLGKAIAELKKGDVEINDFEEIVGEGIRGTARGQSYLVGRPENPQRYRQLLEKGYTVVEVMRDGSILGYIGVFDPIREDSFEVVRRLKSMGVDVVLATGDGEGTAKVVASELGIKDFYWGVRPDDKVNIVRHYQGAGKKVMMTGDGMNDAAALKAADVGVAMGSGTDLAIDSADVVILNGGASKVVDLIEISKETFSVIRQNLAWAFGYNVIAIPLAMSALLHPIIAEGAMALSSISVILNSLRIKSV